The Deltaproteobacteria bacterium region AAGGCGTAGGCGAGGGTGCTGTGGATGCCATCGTGCAAGCACGAAACACTGCTGGCGGTAAATTTAATTCCCTGGAGCAATTTTTTGAATCTGTCGACATTAAAAAGATCAATAAAAAAGTAGTTGAGTGTTTAATCAAAGCCGGCGCTTTCGAAGGCTTTGGATATCACCAAGCTCAGCTGATGGACGGTTATGAACGATTCTTTAAGCGTGCCGAAGGCGCGCGCAGAGACCGCGAAGTAGGACAAGGTTCCTTATTCTCGATGCTCGAAACAAATGAAGCCGGCGAGAATTCAGAAAAAGTCGTCCTTGAAAATCGCAGGCAGTGGCCCCGCGCTCTGAAGCTTCAAAATGAAAAGGAAGTTTTGGGTTTTTACCTGAGTGACCACCCATTGACAGGCTTGGATAAGCTATTCCGGATCTGGGTCACCCGAGAAATCGCAGGTCTTGCGCAAGAACCCCCAGATAAGCGCGTGGTGGTCGCAGGACTGGTGACAAGTTTCCGCGAGATCATAAGTAAAAAAGGCGCCAGGATGGCGTTTGCTAGTCTTGAAGACTTAACCGGTCAAATTGAACTCATTGTTTTTCCGGAAGCCTACGTTAAGGGCGAAATTGCTTTGAAAGGTGACCAACCATTGCTCGTGGGTGGTCAGCTAAAAAAGGAAAATGATTCGCTTAAAATTTTGGTAGATCGAGTTGCTCCACTCGAAGACGTTTTGGCGAAATCGAAAGCCATTACATTTAAAATCGATTCTACAATGACGGATAAACTTCCAGAGTTGCAAAATTTGATGGCGAGATTTCCTGGATCTACAGGAGTGGAGTTACAGATGGAAATCGACGTTGAACTTAGCGAAAAACAAGGTTCGAATCCCATAAAGAAGATGGTCACAATGGAAGTAGAAGAACCTAAGGGAATCCAAGTAACCAACGCCTTCTTTGAAGATTTGCATGGGCTTTTTGGACAAACGGATTTTGTCGAAATTCGAGGCTAACAGTGAAACATAATTTCTTTGCTACATTCTTAACTTGCCTCACATGTCTAACGATCTGCGCTAGCTCAATGGCTCAAGACATTGAAGACGAACTGCTAACAATCACCGAGGAAGGGACCTCGAAAGCGACCTCACAAGTGGAAGCAGCTCGCGAAATCCAAGCAAAAGCTGTCAGCGGCTCGGCGCGAGATCAAGTGATCGAAATCATCGGCGAAAAACGCTACGCAAAAAATCGAGCCTTGGTGGAAAATCGCATTGTCCGAGAAGCGGCTAAGTTCATTCCGTTTGTTCAACCCCACGACGTTCAAAAACAGTCCGACGGTTCTTGGAAGATGAAGGTCGATCTCAAGGTTTCAATCGGTAGCCTTAGGAAAATGGTTATCGACACAGGCCTATTAACCGACGCAGACACTCCAGTGACGATGCTCCCTATGATTACTTTCACCGATCGATTTAAATCGGTCAGCTTTCGGTGGTGGATGGGTGATTCGCAGGACGAAATTCGAAAAACAATCGTTGATTGGTCGAGAGCTTTTGATTCTGGTTTGCACAAAGAACTTATGCGTCAAGGTTTTCACCTGTTGCTGCCGCTAGATGAAACCATTTCGAACCAAATTCCACTGGTATTCAGAACAGACCGCGCTTCGGGTCAGGATTTGAAAGCGCTGGGCGACTATCTTGGAATATCGATGATCGTCCGAGGCGACGTTCGTATCAAGGACTCTAAAGACGTCCCAGGATCTTGGCAAATTCAGATCAAGCTTGAGGTTCTTCCGGTTCAGGGCGGGCGTACAGTCGCCGAAATTAGTCGCACACTTGATACGGACGTCGGCCCAGCTGCAATCGTTGTTAAAAAGACAATTGAAAAAGAAATTGCCGATATCTCGAAGGATCTTGCCACACAAGTTTTTGAAGCTTGGACCCGAGGAACGCTTGCGGCCACCACACTCCGCCTAGCAGTGAGAGGTAATTTGTCTCCACGGCAGCTCTCCGAGTTTCGGAGTCAGCTAATGAAAGCTAAGGCGATGCGCGATATAAAAGCGATGCGTGAACGCATGTTCGAACCTGGTCGAGTCGTTTACGAGGTGGACTACGCCGCTTCGGCGGAAGAGTTTCGCGATAAACTGAAGGCTTTGGAGTTCGCGGGATTTCACAGCAAACACGTTGTGGATAGTGAACTGGGAGAGGCTGACGGAATCACTGTGCCTTACACTTTAGAAGTAAAGGCGAAGAGCCTCTAGACATAAGTCGAACCCGGACCTCGAGTTTCAGACGAGAATTCTAGCGTCAGGTTATTATTAACAAATGGAAATCAAAATTAAATCCATCCTAGCAATCATTGGCTTGATCGCGGTTTTTAGCACGGGATGCTCGTTGATTGGCGCGAATCGCCAAGTGGGAATACAAAAATCGGCGGCGCCAGAGGTCAGAGACGTACCGTTTGAGGCCCGGGAAACGAAGGAAGCCCCGTTGCGAAAGCGGGTCCTTGTTCTACCATTTATCGATGGTGGACAGACGCAATCGGATGCAGCGAGTATGGTTGCGCGAGAGACTTTTCTGAAGCTTTTGCGGAAGACGGATGAGTTCGTGGTAGTCGCTAACTCCGATTTTCCTAAAGATGTTAACGCGTTTTTAAAAGGACCAGAGTATGACCTCGAAGCCATGGCAAAAATCGCATCGGGCATGGGGATTTCTGCGATCATAGAAGGTCGCATTATTGAAGTTCGCGCGCGGCGGGTGGGCGATGAGGTCGGCCTAGTACGGAAGGTTCGGGCCAGAATGAATGCTCGCGTGCAGATCCGCATGGTCAATACGCGAAACGGTAGCGTCATCCTCAATGAAAATCGGGAGGCCGAGACGGAAGAATCAACCACTCGCTTGGCTGAAAGATCAAACACCGATCGAGATCTCGAGGATGATCCAGTATTAATTCAGTCGGTCGTGAATCGCGCGTTTGTGGCGACGATCCCACGGATTGTGAACGCTGTCGAAAAGCTTTCCTGGGAGGGCCGCGTTGCACTTGTTAAAGGTGAGCGCGTTTACCTGAATGCAGGCCGCCTATCGGGCCTTCAAGTGGGGGATATTTTGCGGATTTCTGAAGAGGGCGAAGACGTTCACGACCCGGAGACCGGAAACTACATTGGACGAGTTCCGGGGCGATTAAAAGGTACTGTGGAAATTGTATCCTATTTTGGACGCGACGGAGCGATTGCGATCCTTCACTCGGGATCCGGCTTTCGCGAAAATGACCTCGTCGAGCTGTACTAATCTGCTTTAAGAAGCTATCTGTGGGTCAATGTCGAACGAGCTTTTTCAGTCAGATTATTTGGGCCGCATCAGTTATGACGCTGGCCTGATAGCCCAAGAAGAAGCTCTGGCCGGGCTTGAGAAAAGTGGTAAATTAGCATTTATTTTGGGGCTCGAGCACGATCCGGTCATCACTCTCGGTGTTCGCGGAAAAAAAGAAGTCGATCTTTTGGAATCAGAAGCGCGAATACGAGAGCGCGGATTTTCTATTCGACAGATTCAACGCGGCGGACAAGCTACACTTCACGTTCCTGGCCAGCTGGTTATTTATCCGATTTGCGATCTTCGGAAATTGAAGCTAGGAGCCAGGGACTATGTTTGCGCCATCGAGAAGGCGACTGGTCGCTGGTTAACGTCTTTAGGAGTTCAGTGGCAGCGGTCAGAAGTAGAACCTGGAATTTTTGTTGGCTCTGAAAAGCTGGTCGCCTTTGGCTTTAGAATCGCCCACGGCAAGTCCTCCCATGGTCTCGCAATCAATGTGACCAACTCACCAACAGATTTTAACCTGATTCGAACATGTGGCGTCGGGGGCCAACTTGCGACAAATTTAAAGGCTCAGGGAGCACCGACAGAGCTTCCAAAGTTGTTCGCCAGCTGGCTAGCGCAATTTTACCTAACTCTTGACGACCCGGCTTGCCGGGGATTAGCTTGAAACTTCTTTCGATTTGGTCGCTTGGCGCAGTTGGTAGCGCGTTTCCTTGACATGGAAGAGGTCGCAGGTTCGAGTCCTGCAGCGACCACCAAATTCCCCCGATTGAGTAATTTCAAATAATTACGGTGAGATCAAATAGCAGTCAATTTTATCGATACTGCTTATCAATCACAGCAGTTCTTGTGAATAATAATTTTTTTTACGAGCCGATCGTCATCAAGAAGAAAAACGATCTGCCAAGTATCTTCGGAGTGCGATTTGCCGATTTGAATGAGATAGGTTGGATAAGCGTCAGTAAAGTAGAAGCCATCAAAAGGGCCAAGCAATTCTCTTATCTCTAGCGCAGATTTTCCTTTGAATTGGTTTTCATGTTTCTGCAAAGATGAAGTCATTAAAGCGCGGATTTTTGTGTCGCCCGTTTTAAACTTGCTCGAATCAAATTCAACCGAACCCCACCGTTTCGCCGCGCCATCTGCGGTCATCGCAGATCCTCGCCAAAGTTTATCGGCGCCAAATGCCGAGGCTGAAAACACGCCCAAAATGATCGTTAATGCGAAAATGAATTTTATTTGAGTTTTCAATTAGACTTCGCTTTTTTTAGGATGGCTTCCGTAATAGAAGATCGTGCCCTTTTAGAAACTTGGCTTTAGGGCGCTCATTTTTACTACTGAACTTTGAGGATCTTGTTGGATGAAAGGTTCTGTCGAGGTTTTTGGAGACATCACGAAGCCTCTCGATGAAAAATGGTCGGCCGATGAGTAGGGTGCTACTCGACACGCACTCTTGGATTTGGCCCATGAATGGCGAAAGTAGACAAGGCTGTCAGCAAAGTTGATCCACATACAGGGGCGCTGATCCGAGAAGTTGCCATCTCTAGCGCGGTCGATAAATCTTCGGTCGAACTTAGCGTTACATATGATGCCAGATGCTTCGTGTCGGGTTTGTTCAAAACGGTCCGCCCCGGCCACTACAATGAAGTCTGCAATTTAAAAGCTCATTCCACTGCAAGATTTTAGAATTCAGTTTTCGGCTTTCCAGCCTTCCTGCCTCCAGATTCGCGCAACCGTAGAACGATGTCAGAAAAACTTAAAACAAAGATGTCGGGCGGTATCGCAGATCACATGCCACATCGGAAATAGTGGTTACTGCCTGTGGCCCTGAGAAAAGCCACTGCTTTACAGAGCGCGGCTTCAACCCCAAAGCTCTGCCAATATGGGGTCGAGCTTTTCGTTTCCGGCGCCGGAAATGATCGCAATGGCTTACGTCGTACGCGCGACAGGCGAACGCAGGGCCTAAAATCCGCTCGATATTTTAACTCATGATTCGCTTTGGCAAATTGAAAATTCGATTGACGACGGTGCTCGACCAAAACGAACGGTGTCGTTTCTTCCGCCGACATGGCGACTCTTGTGGACTTTGTCGAAGCTATAGAACAGCGGGATGCACGCTTCAACGTTCGATGATCGCGATCGCGGCGGCTTCGACTTGCGCCTCATAGTGAGCATTTTGGTGCGAAAAAATTCGATCTAAAACCAGTGGTAAAGATTCTTGGTGAACCAAGCACTTTCGGAGAAGGGAAAACCATGCAAGACCTCAAATCGCGACCGGATCAAAATATCCTTTCTGAACTTCGCCTGGCGATTCAGGAAGAACGAAAGATCACGCTTCAGATTCTTCAACTCATCAACGAAGCGCACACTCGACGCTTGTACGCTAGCGCTGGTTACTCGACTCCATTTGAATGGCTAACCAAAGAGTTTGGCTATTCGGCGGCAGCCGCGATGCGCCGACTTGATTCTGCTCGCGCACTTCGCGAAGTTCCATCGATCGAAAACAAAATTGAAACGGGCGAAGTGAATTTAACGAATATAGCAAAAGTTCAAAGCGTGATTCGTTCTGAAGAAAAAAGAACCGGCCAACGAATGGATGTAACAGACAAAGAAAAAGCGTTTGAAATGATTGAAAACAAGTCTTCGCGTGAAACCGAGGACTTACTGGCTCACGCCTTTCCCAAGGCCGCACTAAAAAAGTCCGAATCGATTCGCACCATCAACGAAACCGAAGTTCGAGTACAGGTGACTTTGACCAAGCTGCAACTAGCTGCACTTGAACGCGTTCGCGAAGTCGCATCACACTCGAACTTAGGCAGCTCACTTTCTGAAATAATCGACATGCTTGCAAACACGTATCTAGAAAAGAACGATCCACTTCGGCGCGAAGTAAAACCGAGGAAACCTTCAGTCGATCACATTGACAAAACCCCAATCACTCCGGCGCCGGAAGCTGCGGCACAAATGGACTTTCGCCAGCGAAAGCCAATCGCGCCAGCTCTCCGAAACGCCGTAGTCCGGCAGGCCGAAGCTAGATGCCAGTTTGTCGACCCAAGAAAGGGTCACAGATGCGAAAGCCGAAGTTTGCTTCAGATCGATCACATCGTTCCCGTTTCGCTCGGCGGAACGAACGATTCACGCAATCTTCGAGTTCTTTGTCGAACGCATAACTTGGCAGCCGCCGAAGACATCTTAGGAAAAGCAAAGATGCAGCCCTTTCGCCGGGTGTAGCATTGGTTACTCGCGCTGTGGTCGTTTCGATTCCGCTAAAGATTTTGTGACGGCTTTTGAAAACACTGTTCTCCTGACCGAACATTAGTCAGGAAGGCACAGCGCAGATGACGCGCCTCTGCTTCCGCGCCGGAGTCAGTTATTCAGTACGGAAGATGCAGCCAGCGCAATATGTAGCCCGACTTCAGCTCGCTTCCGGCGTGCTGAAAGTAAAGCGTTTCATCTTGGTAGCGACTAGCGGCAAATTCTGACTCCGTGATGATGCGGCCGATTCGTTTAATCGGCGAACCCTTCGCTTCTGATTCTTTTCCGAAAACTTCGTAAATGGCAGTGCCAGTTGGCACTTTCGCTAGCTCCAAGCGAAAATCGCTCGCGTTCTCAGACAGCGCGACTCCTTCGGCGGGCACGAAAAGCAGCTGATACGGAGCCTTAACGACTTCCGAAGCGGCACCGCTAGCGGAAACTGAAGCGACATGATCGACCGCGAGGTGGATCGCATCATTCACGAAACCTTCAAAGCCCAAGTTCCGAACTTGGTTGTAAGATCTTCTGGATCAGGAAGAATGTTGGTGAAGACGGATTTGAAGTAGTTGGTATTCGTACCTTGGCCCTCGAACCGCTCCATCACTGTCAGATTTTTCGACGGCTGCCCATCCACAAGGAATTTCAAAGCCAACCCCGGTACAAAATTTCCGTCATGTGCAAATGGGAGAGCAAGAGACATGCGTGCGATTCCGACGGCACCAGTTTTAAAAATGCCGGAGTAGGGGGATGTAGGATCGGTCTCAAGTCTAATCTTTACCGCACTTCCCCATTTGTGAATGATCTTGGTACGATTTGAAGCCATTTCGTCGGACGCACTCGTGAAGGAGTGCTTTATTCCCGAAAAGAATATGGCGCGAAGTGTGGCACCTGATTCTCCGTCGAGTGATGGCAGATTGCTGTAAGGATTGGCCGAGATGTTCCGCCAGAGAACGTCCTGTTTTTCTCTTGCACTCAAGAGTTGATAGGCGTCCTGAGCGTCCGCTTGGGCGGGAGACGAATTGAGGGACAATAGACTCGCAAGCGCGATTATTAAACTTCTCATTCAAAGCGCGTAACGAGAATTCAACCGGGTGTCACGATTTATAGCCATCTAGGTAATTTCGCCAGTAAAAGGTCACAGGCGAACGGTAACGGGGCTTGTCCATATGACAT contains the following coding sequences:
- a CDS encoding HNH endonuclease; amino-acid sequence: MQDLKSRPDQNILSELRLAIQEERKITLQILQLINEAHTRRLYASAGYSTPFEWLTKEFGYSAAAAMRRLDSARALREVPSIENKIETGEVNLTNIAKVQSVIRSEEKRTGQRMDVTDKEKAFEMIENKSSRETEDLLAHAFPKAALKKSESIRTINETEVRVQVTLTKLQLAALERVREVASHSNLGSSLSEIIDMLANTYLEKNDPLRREVKPRKPSVDHIDKTPITPAPEAAAQMDFRQRKPIAPALRNAVVRQAEARCQFVDPRKGHRCESRSLLQIDHIVPVSLGGTNDSRNLRVLCRTHNLAAAEDILGKAKMQPFRRV
- the lipB gene encoding lipoyl(octanoyl) transferase LipB, giving the protein MSNELFQSDYLGRISYDAGLIAQEEALAGLEKSGKLAFILGLEHDPVITLGVRGKKEVDLLESEARIRERGFSIRQIQRGGQATLHVPGQLVIYPICDLRKLKLGARDYVCAIEKATGRWLTSLGVQWQRSEVEPGIFVGSEKLVAFGFRIAHGKSSHGLAINVTNSPTDFNLIRTCGVGGQLATNLKAQGAPTELPKLFASWLAQFYLTLDDPACRGLA